The genomic interval ATGCtgcaaaaaattgtacaaaatgcaacaaaaatgataaatattattataataataattgtacaacaaaaaaaatgataaaaatttcaataatttgtaCCTTTCTAATTAAATAACAGTAATGctatattttacataaaaataacgaataaattaattttaatgttcattattatttcaaatatgaaaatatgtatgaaaacatgtatttttatatacatatattctacTAGAACAAATTTAAACAGTTTTATCATGATTCGTTTAATTTTTTGTAAAGAGAATACATACATTAAAAAGAAGGTattttaaatgtataaagacaGCCTTTGGAAGAGATGGTTGTATTCtggtaatataaaaaatattaatatcttTCTCTTACGAataatgatttattaatttattgtaccattttcaaatttataataaaatgtaTCTCTTACTTTGTGAATGTacagtatacatatgtatatagaaaatacaatttttctttacttCTTCAAATTCCTATgaaaagtaaaataataaaagcAATATAGATAATACCACAGGAAGTTTCACAGTAATTTATTCTTTTCAAATTGAATGTAATAACTTAAAATAAttaagattttattttatatggtACTATAATACAAGTTCCACTAGTTTATTAGTATGTTATATCATGTTTTGTAACAGGATAACAATTTTTGTGATTAAAACTTGCTAAGAACTCTTCTTTGTTGCATCTTTGGAAACTTTGCTACAGTCTCTAGATGTTTGTTGCCTTATTGTTGAATTCAAGTCCTCTTGACAATTAGAATATGCCATACCTAATCCAAATCCTGCTCCAGTTAAAATAGGCCATTTCCTAcctacaaaaaataaatttcattaagcCTTCATGTACATATGTTATAGACATAAATAATAGTTTTTTCAGTATAAAAAATAGATCCTAAATTTATATTACATTTAATGTTGAAGAACATATATAAGTTCATGATACCTAACCTATTCCCCACACTTCatgatgcaatttttaaaaatacgacaGCATGATTTCGATAACTACCTATGTCAAAATGTAGAATAATATTGGATATCTTCGAGAATACGAATTAGATTAGATTTTTCTGTCACGAATCGTATTATCTTAACCTTCAAAATTAAGTTTTTACATCGATATCAGGTGACGTAAAGTAAGTATATAATTACATACTCTATAATTTTTTCTTGTAGTTAAAAATAGCATTAGTTTAAGTTTTAATCAAGTaaatattaaagtatttgtgTCTTACGTTTGAAGAAGAACAGGGAAAACACACCACCAAGTAAAGTTCCTCCTCCTAAGAAAACGTTACAGTATTAgcaggaaataaaaattaatacttcTTCAATGTTCAACAAGACTAATAAATGTAAGATAACATTTACCCAATTTAAAAAGTGCATCTGTGAAACATCGATCCCATTTTCGTCCAATTTCGTCTTCAGTCCAAGTAGTAGTACCAGCCATTTTTCTGTATTAAAGTAGATCTATAATATTGGATGTTATGTCATACGTAAGTTTCTGATCATCCCGGGAGAGGTTATCGAAGCATTAAGTATTTGTAAAAgcaatattgaaataatttgttgtttctttcgttaataatatttttcagtaGTATAGATGTATATGTTAAATGCAATGTGTGATATAGAGTAGACCAATACAATTAAATAGTTCCCATTTCATCAATCGGTAGATGCGAGGACTCCGTATGCAATACGCTATTGTTACATGTTTGAATGAAAAAGGgtgatatttataatttaatgtgtCATGTGACCgcgttatttatttaatatcggCTAAATAGAACAATTGTTTCGCCCTGCAGCTTGATTAATTTCATTAGAATCCGCTCGCTCTACTTTTATAGCTTGGTTCCATAGTCGCGCCACGAGCTGTTAAAATTTAAACGTGAAATCACCATTTACTTAGTAATTTGTTATGTAAAAGTTGGTTGAAGTTGTCGCATAAAATCGCTAACGGGGAGCGACGAAATGCATGAATACAGCCGACTTTCGCAAATCGTTTTTTTGAAAATCTTTTGTGCACGCATAATGTATAATATGTAATtctttatttgatgtttcaatcTTAAGATCTTTCTCTGTCGTATTTCATAGTATTGAAACTGGATTATATTTAAATCGTCCATCAAATTTAACTTTTGCAaatttatataaacaatatttttcataGTCTACAGATTTTTAAACTCTGAGACTACTAtgcttaaaatttaataaataaatcaggtacaaacaaacattttatacgtatatcctCCTTTACTccgtaaaaatttatatttataataatttactaACAACTATACTAGTGTTGTACTACTTTACTGTAGTACAATTTAATTGTCGATTCATTTTTGGTGAAAAATTGAGTTTTTAAAGTTAAAAAGCATTAACTGTGTACTTTTATAACATGCCATTGCAAGAGTGGAAGTCATGTCTATACGTATTTCATTGTCTTATCAAATTCGGTGACTGGCCCTTTGGAGAACTATAAATTTAAGGAATAAGACTACAAGATTTTTGCGAACTTAGATACATTAAGtttatattctattgtatcccataaaacaaatattcaaaaataaattggaaaatGTGCAAAGAGAATTTTATCTATTTTAGCGCCCTCTTGTAATCGATCCTACCCTTCTACTAGAGCATTCTAGGATTTAATGTCCACTGTATATATCCGATTTGACAACATGGTCATGCAGAAACATCACTATAAAACTGCAATGACAGAGTTTCCGGCGTAAAAATAAGCCAAAATTTGTGCTGAACATGTTTGCTAAACACTGTAAAGAGAAAACGGGATAGTTTTAGCCAATGTTGACTTCATATTAAAGTGTATAATTCGATAGACATACACGCACGTTAAAGCTGCATCACAAATAATGTTatcgattaattttttaagaacCTCGGAGTCAGTAAGCAAACGATCGAATAACATTAACAGAAGAGTGGTTAATACAGAATTATTAATGAGGTTCTCATTTTTTATCGTGATTTTCATTATAACAACTAATTTATTGTCGTCGGCTGGTGGAATCGAGTCATTGGGAAACCCGTATAAAATCTTAGGTGTTCACAAACGTGCAACCTTACAAGAAATTCGAAAGGCATATAAAAATCTTGTCAAAGAATGGTAATTATTAAAGTGACtattatattttgttttattgttagAGTACGGATATCTGCTCTTGGTTTTATATGTCACACAATCAATTTATGTATGATAAAGTCATACTATTAATAAAAGTAACATTTTATATTTAGTACTGTACTCATCACAGACATCAAAATATCTGCTCATTGTTTACAAAATTATGTGTTACATCTTTAGGCATCCTGATAAAACAGATCACCCTGGTgcggaaaataaatttgtagaaATTACAAAGGCTTATGAGGTAAAATAAATGTTTTGTCAAATAAAACATGTTATATGTGATTTAATCAATGTTGTGTTAAATACTTATTTCCATAGATTTTGACTGATCCAGAAAGGAGGAAAAAATTTGATAATCATGGCATTACAGAAGAAAGTATTCCCAGGCAAAGAAGGGATAGTAGTCAATTTAATGTCCTTGATCCTTTGGAAGAATTGTTTGGAGGGAATTTCAAGTTCCATTACCAAACTCGAGATATTTCACTCTTTTATAAGATGAGCATCACATATCGGTTTGTACattttttctaataaaatttatttctattagaTGCATTTATGTAAGCTCCTCTAACATTTTAAATGCGAATACGTTTGTTGCAGGTCATTTGAAAATGTAATAATACCAAAAACCTATCGTACAccttatataatattattttattcggATTGGTGTTTTGCGTGTTTGCAAGTAGAACCAACATGGCGCCGTTTGGTTGACGAGTTAGAACCATTGGGTCTTGGTTTAGCAACTGCACATGCTGAAAAAGAATCTGCATTAGCAAGAAGATTGAGTATTCATTCAGTGCCATGCCTTGTTGTGACAATAGAGGGTCGCACTAGCGTGTATAAGGAATCTCTTTTCAGTGTGCAGAAGATTGTTGGTATGCATTTGAAATATTAATCGAGTAGTTCATACAATATGCTAATtttgaaaatcaaattttaaatggTTTTCATATTTCAGACTTCTTACGAAGCAAATTCCCATACAAATTGATACCTACTATAAATGAAAAcaatgtagacaattttctCTCAGGATGGATAGATAATCGAATACGAGCTTTAATTTTTGATAGGAAAGAATCTATACGATTACGGTATCtatttattgcattttattacAGAGATCGTGTTGCATTTGGTTTTGTCcaggtaaaagtttcatgataAATTGAATAATAAGAAGTATGATAACAAACATACATCCTCTCAATGTTATATAACTTTCATTTTTACAGACTGGAAACGAAGACACAGAATCTATTGTAACAAAGTATAAGATTTCTGCGGACTTAGATACTTTGTTATTATTTAACGAAAATTCTGAGAAACCTATGGCATCCGTTAGTATGAAAGATATATCCAGTGACACAATGCACAATATTATATCAAACAATAAATTCCTCGCTTTACCAAGACTTTCAAACCAAGCAATGCTGGATTCTGTTTGTCCACCTGAATGGTTAAGACCACAAAAACGATTGTGTGCAGTTTTAATATCTCAACAAAATAATCCTCTTCATGATTTTGCAAGACATAAATTTAGACAGGCAGCTTTAGAATCATCTTACAGGTAACGTTATTGTAGGAGTATTGTCATTTAAGAATTATGTCAACATATAACAGTTAACTCAATCAAATTTACAGCACTGAGCGAGTTAGGTATACATATGTGTTCAAAGACACACAACCAGAATTTGTATCAGCACTGTCGACAGGCGAAGGCAGTCCTTTAGAACCTCTGTTACACATTGTCATTATCTGGAGAAGAGATTCAAATCATTTGAAGTACGAATGGTTACCTACTGGTTGGATTGAGGCCGCTCAAGATGAAAATCAGTGGAACGAAACACGTCGAAATTTGGAACAAACTATACAAAGATTATTGCGAGCTACTGAAGCACTGCCGTATGCTGCAGTTGTAGGAGAACTAGCCGATGAACATGCACAGGTAGATTCCTGAATTTTTCTAAAGATCGAATTATACCTACAGCCAATCTATAAATTGATGGAACACACTTcctgaataacttttttataaatggactaAACACCTTCAGTTATTCTGCCAAACTAgatatttaaccagttagctgtttttgacgaaTATACTCGTAATGAAGAAAgagcaatattttgtgttatgacgagtatactcgtcaaaacagctgaCTGGTtcatttttgcgacgcaattttGGTactcatttttcaaagaggtcgcaacagctaactggttaatgaaaattttggaaaaattgtgtttAGTAGGAATTACgataaaaaaatagtaaaagttgcttttcaAAACTTTCTTATTTGACCTTGtgtcgaaaatttaaaaaattcatgttGTGAATTCGTATAAGTTATATATAGtgcatgctgaaaatttcatcgaaattggtttACGAGCTATAGATGattaaaaatagtgaaaatcgCCGAATAGTAGAAATAAACGGCAAAAATAGGCtgaaaatcgtaaaaaaaaCTGTAATCTTCACCATTTTTAATCACCTATAAGTTGTAAACAAATTAACCAATTTCAACCGGATTTTCatcgtgtacattttttgaatttccgaacaaaacaaaataaaagagTTGTAAAAAGTAACTTCTactattttttcgtaatttagaCTAAACGCAATTATTccaaaattttcgttacaaataatctagtaaactaatccatctACCTTGGCaaagaaaaagttattctgatttaaagtgtgtgccatcaattatgtgaCTGACTATATATGTCTactgtaatttaattttttctataGGGTACTGTAGATAAACTTATTGGCAAGGCATTGTTAGCTGTAGATTATATATCGGATAGTCTTACCAAAGAGCAGATTTTGCCTTTGGTATCGGTAATTGCTACTCTAATATTAATCGGTGCTGCTGGATACGGAATGTCATATTTAGTGTAAGTaacttgaaattataaaaacttcAACGTCATACAAGTTTCTTAACATAATATTTTATTGTAGGAAATTAGAAGAAGCGAGTGTTGAAGCTGAACGTGCTCAATGTAAGGATACCAGTATATCAACACCATCACAGCCACAATTACGATTACATGAATTACGCGCAGAAAAATATAATGGTTTAGTTCGACTATTAAAACCAGGCTGTAGAACCATTATACTATTAGTTGATGCTCAAAGTAGACTAAAATTATTACCGGCTTTTCATAAAGCTGTGTGGCCTTATAGGTGAGCTGAACAAATTTCTTTATCTGTActatgagaaaataaaattatactgtATTTTATTACAGGAAAAATAAGACCCTTATGTTTGGGCTCATGTCTCTTGAGAGAGGACTAGATTGGTATAAAAAACTGCTATCCCTCACTTTGCCAGAACAAAAGGAATTAAATATAAATGCCAAAAATTGTGTTGGCACAGTACTATCATTAAATGGGCAccgtaaatatttttgtatgtacCATGCCAAACATCCAGAATGCAGTAAAGGTAAAGGTTCTAAGGTATGCATGAAAAACATTTACTTGGAAGTATTTACATTGCACTTAAAAATCAAAGAATATTTAACGATAATTATATTGGCAGCGAATGGAACGAATGACAAAACAATTAATCAGAAGAGTAGATGACGCTGAAGCTGGTGCATTTATTGGTTTTAATAGTTCTAATGAATCTGACCTTTCTGAAGATGAGGtatcaaatatatattataaatataatttgttgGAAATTTTAGAGTCAAAATAAAATCTGAATAATTTTTGTGAATTACTTTCTTCACAGAGTGGAAACAATGTTTTGTATCAGGATAATCTTCTGGATGGTCTACCTATGTGGCTAGACAGATTATTTGAAGGTTTAACTCATCGTTATTATGTAAACTATTGGCCCGAATTCACAGCCAAGTAATTAAATACCGGTATGCATTCTTGTAATGTGTATACTTTTAGCAGTAGCGAAAGGGATCCAACTAGTCAACATATTTCACTTGGAAGTCCAATAATTGAAGAGACACATCTTTACTTTTGTCCAAACTTAAAACATATTCATTGTATATGAAACATAATTTCTAAAGTTACTCACGATGTTCCGTATACATAGATTTTAGATAATCCATTTACTGCAATTGAACAAAATTTCATACTATATCATCATAGTCGATAAAATTCTTGTAGATTTAAACGTTTGCATTATTTTGGTCAGTCATAAGTAATGATAATCtctgaatttttaatattaccTTAAATAATTCTAGTCGATGCCATTAAAGACATAACAgtatttatattatttgtttaaatattaggcactgtataatatttatatatttgtaatatgtcaataatttccattcatttCGATTTCTCTTGTCATAATGTATGGTTCTACATATAACAGTACATTAGAGCAATTTTTACTTTCCATATTATATACAAAGtttgataaaataaattttcctggGCATAAGTGTCTTTTGATcgatattttatcatttttctgaACATTTTAAACTTATTTTAAACTATAAACTTCATTATACAACTCAACATCGGTTTTACTTTTACAAGTGTAATGTCATTACCAAACAAAAATCAATTgcgttaatttttattattaattgtacATTTGGCGTGAGTTTTGCAAACAATCTGTAGCACAGCTGAATAATTTATTATCAAACTTTGTGTATATCGCGATAATATTTAAGAATGTATTTTTGTCTCTCTCGCGgacatatatatttatgttaCCTTATACATTTTTTGAatcttatatttttattcacCGTAGAAACTGGTAACAAACATATTTCTACATCCATTAACTCGTTCTAAGCGAAAAttcataattataataataaaaataacaataataattaatgaTACGTGCTTTATACAAGTCATATGccgattaaaaagaaaatagataCTTTATAGTTGATCGAAAGAGAATGGTTAATATTCTCATAGAACAATactttaatattaaataatacaaaaactAGTCCCTTTTCAGCTATACTTAAGTGATGTATatctttaaattatattttgaataattgaaaaaatcGATATCACAGCTACTCATTTGAATATCAAGTCATCACATAAACAATGTCACTTTCATACTTCAGTTAAGTAAAATAGAGTGTATAATATTTGTTCATCGTTGATATATAcctatttttatgttaatataaattatatatgaaat from Halictus rubicundus isolate RS-2024b chromosome 2, iyHalRubi1_principal, whole genome shotgun sequence carries:
- the LOC143364238 gene encoding MICOS complex subunit Mic10, which gives rise to MAGTTTWTEDEIGRKWDRCFTDALFKLGGGTLLGGVFSLFFFKRRKWPILTGAGFGLGMAYSNCQEDLNSTIRQQTSRDCSKVSKDATKKSS
- the L(3)80fg gene encoding dnaJ homolog subfamily C member 16 l(3)80Fg isoform X2; translated protein: MCYIFRHPDKTDHPGAENKFVEITKAYEILTDPERRKKFDNHGITEESIPRQRRDSSQFNVLDPLEELFGGNFKFHYQTRDISLFYKMSITYRSFENVIIPKTYRTPYIILFYSDWCFACLQVEPTWRRLVDELEPLGLGLATAHAEKESALARRLSIHSVPCLVVTIEGRTSVYKESLFSVQKIVDFLRSKFPYKLIPTINENNVDNFLSGWIDNRIRALIFDRKESIRLRYLFIAFYYRDRVAFGFVQTGNEDTESIVTKYKISADLDTLLLFNENSEKPMASVSMKDISSDTMHNIISNNKFLALPRLSNQAMLDSVCPPEWLRPQKRLCAVLISQQNNPLHDFARHKFRQAALESSYSTERVRYTYVFKDTQPEFVSALSTGEGSPLEPLLHIVIIWRRDSNHLKYEWLPTGWIEAAQDENQWNETRRNLEQTIQRLLRATEALPYAAVVGELADEHAQGTVDKLIGKALLAVDYISDSLTKEQILPLVSVIATLILIGAAGYGMSYLVKLEEASVEAERAQCKDTSISTPSQPQLRLHELRAEKYNGLVRLLKPGCRTIILLVDAQSRLKLLPAFHKAVWPYRKNKTLMFGLMSLERGLDWYKKLLSLTLPEQKELNINAKNCVGTVLSLNGHRKYFCMYHAKHPECSKGKGSKRMERMTKQLIRRVDDAEAGAFIGFNSSNESDLSEDESGNNVLYQDNLLDGLPMWLDRLFEGLTHRYYVNYWPEFTAK
- the L(3)80fg gene encoding dnaJ homolog subfamily C member 16 l(3)80Fg isoform X1, whose amino-acid sequence is MLSINFLRTSESVSKRSNNINRRVVNTELLMRFSFFIVIFIITTNLLSSAGGIESLGNPYKILGVHKRATLQEIRKAYKNLVKEWHPDKTDHPGAENKFVEITKAYEILTDPERRKKFDNHGITEESIPRQRRDSSQFNVLDPLEELFGGNFKFHYQTRDISLFYKMSITYRSFENVIIPKTYRTPYIILFYSDWCFACLQVEPTWRRLVDELEPLGLGLATAHAEKESALARRLSIHSVPCLVVTIEGRTSVYKESLFSVQKIVDFLRSKFPYKLIPTINENNVDNFLSGWIDNRIRALIFDRKESIRLRYLFIAFYYRDRVAFGFVQTGNEDTESIVTKYKISADLDTLLLFNENSEKPMASVSMKDISSDTMHNIISNNKFLALPRLSNQAMLDSVCPPEWLRPQKRLCAVLISQQNNPLHDFARHKFRQAALESSYSTERVRYTYVFKDTQPEFVSALSTGEGSPLEPLLHIVIIWRRDSNHLKYEWLPTGWIEAAQDENQWNETRRNLEQTIQRLLRATEALPYAAVVGELADEHAQGTVDKLIGKALLAVDYISDSLTKEQILPLVSVIATLILIGAAGYGMSYLVKLEEASVEAERAQCKDTSISTPSQPQLRLHELRAEKYNGLVRLLKPGCRTIILLVDAQSRLKLLPAFHKAVWPYRKNKTLMFGLMSLERGLDWYKKLLSLTLPEQKELNINAKNCVGTVLSLNGHRKYFCMYHAKHPECSKGKGSKRMERMTKQLIRRVDDAEAGAFIGFNSSNESDLSEDESGNNVLYQDNLLDGLPMWLDRLFEGLTHRYYVNYWPEFTAK